DNA sequence from the Alkaliphilus metalliredigens QYMF genome:
ACTTTTTATACTACAATAAAAGGAGTAAGGGTCCTTAAGGACTAATCCCAACAGTTCTAATTCTAACAGAGGGATTAACGTGAATGACAGCCTCTGAAAACTGATGATTCCAATTCTCACCATTAAAAAACTCAGGATGATTGGCTTTCACATATTTTCCATAGCCAACATTATCATTTTGTAATTCATATTGTAATATTTCTACGGTAGACTGCAGATGTTTCTTTACTTCTCCGGCAAGATAATTTTCAGTCTCTTCAATCTTTTCTTCTGTCATGATATGCTCTGATGCTGTGTATTCGCCTAAATTGCCGTTGATTGAAATATCATGATAGATGTATAGTTGTGAGTCAATGAGTTTTGTCTTGATTTTACTCCGTCCCCCCTTAAGGGTAATTGATATAAATTCTCCCTTTTCTGTCCCCTCTGGAATATAGTCAAAAGTATATAGTCCGCCATGGATTTCATCTATTAGAAGCATAAAGGCCTTGCTATCATGTCCCTGAAGGCGATGTATCATCTTGTCGCCCCTAAACAGTGCTACACAGCCTACATTAAGCTCAGTTCTATCGGCACCATAGCAGATAAAGGGCATAGCGGGTTCAATGCCAATGGTATAGTATTGGTTACTGAAATTTCGCAAGGTCGTAATGGGTACTGTTGTGTTTTCATAGTTTTGTTGAATGGAGTCAAAAATAAAAGTACTGACAAAAAGGGCAACAGGAGGTTGTAGTTCAAATAAGTCAGCAGCCCTATCCTTAACAACAGCAAATCGAGTTGTCCCACGAAACAGAGGTTCCCGGAGCATTGAATCAACATGTTGAATAATACCTTGCCTAGCTGCTTCCTCGCCCAAAACAACAATTTTAACATTATCATAGGAGATCGCTCTATAGACCTTTTGCTGTAAATTACTTTTTCCTTTACCAAGAGAAGGGGCCTCTGTGGAGAATTCCGATTTCTGTTCGGGAGCTTCTTCTATGATGGTAGGAAAACCGATGGTAAAGAAATAGTTTTCAGGATTCTCTTCACTCATATCAATACCAAGCCCAAAAACAATTAGTAGCTCCTCTAAGTCTCTAGCATCCCAACAGGCTGACAGAGATGATATCAACAATAATACAATGAGGAGTTTAATTACTTTTTTCATGGGGATTACCCCTCCCTTTATTATCCTGTTCTATTTTCCTTGTTATGTCGATTATCTTTTCCTTTTATCAAATACATAATTAATAATAAAAATGGAAATAAAAACCCAAAAAAGATATTTAGTTGTCCTATTTTTTCTCCCAAGGAAACCACTACTGCTGTGTTTTTAGGATAAAGAGATAATAAAAAAATCACTGGAGATAAAGCATAAACAAAAATATTTGTGGTTTTTGTTTGAAAAATATTTTGTAATAAAATGCCTGCTACTAAATATTGAATGCCAATGGTGGCCAGTACAGTAAAGATCCAAAAAATCGTAAAAAATATCTCTGTCCTTTCAATGATAGGAAAATCGATGGCGGTCAAATAATTAATAGAAGGATATAGCACCACCGCAATTTCGTCAGATCCATACAATGCAATTTGAGACATGACAACAGCAGTGTAAAATATTGTGACAATCATAATGGCGGAAATAGAATACTTCATAATGGGTTTTTGTTTGTTGGAGATATAAGGATAGTAAACCAAAAGGGACTCATAGCCAGCAAAGGCAAAAAAAGAAGGAATAGTACCCTTGAAAATAGAGCTTAAACCAGAACCGCCAATGGGTCTTAGGTTAATGAAGGAGGCTTCTGGTAAGCCTACGAATATCAAAAAGGCAAAGGGAATCAACAAAAATGCAATAGATTCAGTAAATCTTGCTAAAGTAGTAATCCCATTTCGAGTCATATAGACCATTGTGATGACAATCATTAATTTAATGACTGTCATAGGGGTATTGGGCAATAGCCAAGTATAAACCATTTCAGTTAAAAATGTGGTAATGATGGCAGTAACTAATATTGCATAAATGACATAACATAGGGTAACAAAATATCCCAAGGGTTTACTGAGTAGATAGCAATTATATTGAAGGAAATTATGCTGGGGGAACTTGCTAACCGTATAAACAATAATCATCACAACAAAGCTAATGAAGAGTCCATTGATAAAAACTGAAATCCAAGCATCCTGATTTGAGACCTCAGCTACGGATCTAGCGAGACCTAAGATTCCAGTGCCTATCATAATGCTAATCAGAAAGATGGCGGATTGGATAGCAGTTATTTCTCCATTTTTATGTTTTTGATACATGCTCAACCCCTCCTCTCTTTACCATCGACTTCTATTTCCCTTATTAGCTGTTTGTGGTCTTTTTCTAAAACCCCATAGTGTACCTCTAATCAAAGCATCCTTTTTTATATTTGGATCTAAAGGAGCCAAGGGCGAAAGATAGGGATAGCCAAAGGAATCAATACTACATAAATGTATGATAATCCAGGTCCAAGCGATGATAATACCAAAGGCCCCAAAGGTGGCTGCCATTAAAATAATCGGAAATCGTATCATCCGTAGGGGATAGGTGCTGCTGTAATGGGGAAGTACATAGCTTCCCAGAGCAGTAACGGCAACAACAATGATCATAACAGGGCTTACTATATTAGCCTGAATAGCTGCATCTCCTATGACAATGGCCCCAACAATCCCTATGGTCTGTCCAATGGTACCAGGAAGACGGGCACTGGATTCTCTTAAGAGCTCAATGGTTACCTCCATTAATATAGCTTCGATGACTGGGGGAAAGGGAACCTGAGCCCTGGACCTAGAAAGGTCTATGATTAAATCCATGGGGAGCATTTCCTGATGAAAGGAAATGAGGGCCACATAAATAGAGGGTAGTGAAGTCGCGATAAAAAACCCTAAAAAACGTAAAAGTCTTGTGAAATTTCCAAATAAGACTCTTTCATAATAGTCTTCAGGAGATTGAAAAAGCTGAAAAAAGCTTATGGGGAGGATTAAGCTCACAGGGCTCCCATCGACTAAAATAATAATCTTTCCTTCCAATAGATTTCCACAAACCTTATCGGGGCGTTCTGTTATTTGCATTTGAGGAAATGGGGAATAGGGACTCCCTTCTAAATATTGCTCGATGTAGCCGCTCTCAAAAATACCATCTATTTTAATTTCCTTAAGCTTATTCATAATATTAGACAAGGCCTGTTGATTAACGATGTTTTCCATATAACAAACACAAACAATTGTATGGCTTTCGCTTCCAATGATTAATTGTTTGACCTTTAATGAGGGACTTTTAATTTTTTTTCGAATGAGGCCTATATTCACATGAACATTTTCAATGAAGCTATCCCTTGGACCTCTGATAACACTTTCAACATCGGATTCTTCTATGCTTCTGATCTCTCCCCCCTGGGTCCGTAGTAGCAGTCCATCGACATCATGGTCCATGAGTAACAGGGTATCTCCCGATAGAATCCCCTCCATAGCGTACTTCATATTATTTATCCTTTGTATATCATGGGTATTAATGATTTCTTCAATTGTGTTTATATTGATTTTTTCATCCCTGGATTGTACATTATTACTTGCATCATAAGAGTTGAGTGGTTTAATTATGTTTTGATTAATATCCTTTAAATCCACTAAATTATTTAAATAGATTAATAACACTTCGATGGTTTTTTCGTGGTCCTGTAATTTCACTGTTCGGTATGTGAGATCATCACAGTTTTCAAATGCTTTTTCTAAATTTTCTCTATTGATATTCACACTTTTTGAAATGTGAAGGGGGATATGTACTTCATCACTGATTTTGATTTCTGTTTTGCTCTCTTTTTTATTTTTAAAAAAACGATTTAGAAAGTTCAATCAAAAAACCTCCATAATAATACAAGTATTTTTAGTATGTTTAATATGGATTGATTTATGCGTAAGCACGCTGTAAAATTTCGAATAAATAAAAACTCCGGTGCCTACTTAGAAAATATAAGGGATAGGGCTTGTCTTTAATAATGCATCGATACAAT
Encoded proteins:
- a CDS encoding Ger(x)C family spore germination protein, whose translation is MKKVIKLLIVLLLISSLSACWDARDLEELLIVFGLGIDMSEENPENYFFTIGFPTIIEEAPEQKSEFSTEAPSLGKGKSNLQQKVYRAISYDNVKIVVLGEEAARQGIIQHVDSMLREPLFRGTTRFAVVKDRAADLFELQPPVALFVSTFIFDSIQQNYENTTVPITTLRNFSNQYYTIGIEPAMPFICYGADRTELNVGCVALFRGDKMIHRLQGHDSKAFMLLIDEIHGGLYTFDYIPEGTEKGEFISITLKGGRSKIKTKLIDSQLYIYHDISINGNLGEYTASEHIMTEEKIEETENYLAGEVKKHLQSTVEILQYELQNDNVGYGKYVKANHPEFFNGENWNHQFSEAVIHVNPSVRIRTVGISP
- a CDS encoding GerAB/ArcD/ProY family transporter, with the translated sequence MYQKHKNGEITAIQSAIFLISIMIGTGILGLARSVAEVSNQDAWISVFINGLFISFVVMIIVYTVSKFPQHNFLQYNCYLLSKPLGYFVTLCYVIYAILVTAIITTFLTEMVYTWLLPNTPMTVIKLMIVITMVYMTRNGITTLARFTESIAFLLIPFAFLIFVGLPEASFINLRPIGGSGLSSIFKGTIPSFFAFAGYESLLVYYPYISNKQKPIMKYSISAIMIVTIFYTAVVMSQIALYGSDEIAVVLYPSINYLTAIDFPIIERTEIFFTIFWIFTVLATIGIQYLVAGILLQNIFQTKTTNIFVYALSPVIFLLSLYPKNTAVVVSLGEKIGQLNIFFGFLFPFLLLIMYLIKGKDNRHNKENRTG
- a CDS encoding spore germination protein, with protein sequence MNFLNRFFKNKKESKTEIKISDEVHIPLHISKSVNINRENLEKAFENCDDLTYRTVKLQDHEKTIEVLLIYLNNLVDLKDINQNIIKPLNSYDASNNVQSRDEKININTIEEIINTHDIQRINNMKYAMEGILSGDTLLLMDHDVDGLLLRTQGGEIRSIEESDVESVIRGPRDSFIENVHVNIGLIRKKIKSPSLKVKQLIIGSESHTIVCVCYMENIVNQQALSNIMNKLKEIKIDGIFESGYIEQYLEGSPYSPFPQMQITERPDKVCGNLLEGKIIILVDGSPVSLILPISFFQLFQSPEDYYERVLFGNFTRLLRFLGFFIATSLPSIYVALISFHQEMLPMDLIIDLSRSRAQVPFPPVIEAILMEVTIELLRESSARLPGTIGQTIGIVGAIVIGDAAIQANIVSPVMIIVVAVTALGSYVLPHYSSTYPLRMIRFPIILMAATFGAFGIIIAWTWIIIHLCSIDSFGYPYLSPLAPLDPNIKKDALIRGTLWGFRKRPQTANKGNRSRW